In Hypanus sabinus isolate sHypSab1 chromosome 10, sHypSab1.hap1, whole genome shotgun sequence, the genomic stretch CAGAGCTACCTGTGAGGAtggagtttgcctgttctccatgtgggcatatgggtttcctccaagtattCTTATTTTCTCCTACATCCCAGAGatgtaggttaactggccactttAAATTGCTCCTGGTgtagtgagtggtagaatctggagagggtggggagttgatgggaatgtaggAAGCATAAAAGAGTAGTGAGACTACTGTGAATGGGTGATGAGTGATTGCTGTAGAAAGTatcctctttcatcagatttttCCAGCTCATCATGCATTATCTCGAACTGATGGTTTCTGCTGAAGTAAAATCAAGCCTTTGATTTATTCCCAATTGCAGATTCCAATACAAGTCCCTGGTAAAAACATACACTGTTATATTGTAAATTGGTGCTGAAATTGACACTGAGCGTCAGTCCACCCCTTGTTAACCTCTGCAGGGTGATCGCCTGCACTGCAGTGTATATATTgcaaacattcaaaaatctgcagattctggacatgtaaagcaacacacacaaaatgctgggggaactcagcaggccaagcaccaTTTATTGCAAAAAGTAAACAGTGAcaaaggtcctgaagaagggtcttggcccaaaacgtcatctgtactcttttccatggatgctgcctggcctgctgagttcctccagcattttgtgtgtgttgaggtgTATATTGCCTCGCCCAACTCTAATTTTAAAATTTTCACTCTCGTGTACATACTCCTGCTATGGGCTTATGAATTTGGTACTCTTGTAGCCTATGTGTCCCTTCGAAGCTGAACTATTGTTTGATTCCTCCTTCTCACACTCTTCTTGGCCCTGCTAAGGACTCTGGAACTCCTTCCCCAGTACTCCatcctttttaaaaattcttcctAAAATCTAGtttatcaactttattcacctgTGCTAATCTTTCTTGGCTTGGAATCAGGTTTTTATCTCATTAAACTTCTGCCAACCGCCTTGGGCCATTTTGACAAGTTAATAGTCCTACTTTACCAAGTGGGCAGTGGTCACCTAGGtactaataaataaaataaaacatcagCTGAAAATTCAACGATGTAACAGTATGCAGCTCATATTGATGCAACTTCAGCATGCAATCACTTAGCACCATTGCAAACATGATACTGTTGAGTGACAAAAGAGAATGCAAGCACAAATTCTGCTTACTTACATAATGCCACAGTGGTTGCTATTAATTTATGTGGCATATAAGACAAGCAAGTGCTGTCAAAGATGTGTTTTATAAAAGTAGTTACTTTGGCATGTTTCTTGTATTCCTAACCATTTTAATGAAGTTCACAATGTGTggtagaaaacagcaaaatcaccAAGGGTGTCACAATAGcaaagcagttagcacaacactttaaagtATCAATGACCCAGGTTCATTCTCCACCGCTGTCTGCAAGAAGTTTATCTGTTCTttccatgggtttcctcccacagttcaaagacgtacgagttggaaggttaattggtcattgtcccatgatcaggcgagggttaaatcgggggttgctgggcagtctggctcaaaaggctggaaggACCTGCTCAGCACTGTATCCCAAccgatcaatcaatcaatcaataaacagTAGTAGTAAAATCCTAAAATCATTTTAGCTTGCCTTGGATAAATAAACAACACCTGTTTTGTAATGATAAACAGGAACAAGTAAACAGACTATCAGATAGGTAAAAGCTCAACCACAGAAAAAAAGTCCCACTGATTAAATCATCCCACCTCGTCTACTGAGCCTCATTTACAGTTATCCTGAACATACTGCACACCGACAGCAACCCAAACATCTTTTATTTTATGTGAATGCATAAGATTACCAACTGTACTCCGCAGAGACAGCTATAGCACCGCATTAGCAGTAATGGATGGGACAGTAACCCATAGGGCATAGTACAAGGTGTCAGAATGAGGTATCTAGTGGTGAAAAAATACATACAGTGGAACAACCTAACGCTGACGATAAAGGAGACCTGCTGTGGTGCACTACAAGAGGAACTTGAATTGCACTGTGGTGGTCGGCTGTGATGAAAGTGTGTGCTCAGTTCAGAACTTTGACTCAAAGCAGGTGGATGTTGGCACAGTCTCCGCAAGCAAAGACTGGTTATCTTTCTAATCAATTTAGTAAGAGGCTTGAGTTTAGTTTACAAATTCATTTTCGCTTGAACACAGCCAGCCTATCAAAGCAGGGTTcctaacttttaaaaaaaatgctctgAACCCTTACCGTCAACTGAGGGGTCCTTGGGCCCCAAGTTGGGAACCACTGTTTGCAAGAAAGCTGCTTTAAGGAAGACTGTTGCAGACAGATTCAAACTCAGGTGAGCAGATTCAAATTATGGTTAGCGGGCTAGCTCTAAGGCAATCAAAATAAAGCAGAATGAACCCAAACAGCACAAGCTGTGGCTGAAACCGGGTAATGTGACTAGCAGAATGGAGTTGAACTTTTATCACTTGATCCATGCACTTATGTTAACAGTTTTCCAGCCCTTGCTAACGTCTTAATCATGAAGATTTAGTAATTCAAGAAATTAATACTGTGGTTAAGTGGTTAATAGTGAAATTAATCTGGGGCTTTCAGATAGGTCTTTCTGTGGCAGCAACTATTactaaagtagaaatacttttcttgGTGGAATCCAAACTGAATTAgtaagacatacacacacacacacacacacacacacacacacacacacgtgcgcgcGCACTTTATTTGTGATGGTGCAACATGTTGTACAGGTTTATTCATGAGTCTCACGCCAGGAAAGAGATGAAATATAGACTCACAGAAAGTTGAGAAAAGTATATTATCTcatactgtgtagaaaactcacTCTTTCGCTTTCTTATCATGATACTTTTAAATATATGTCTGCTGACAGGATAAGATAAGGATCTCTATTAAAGTATGAGGGAGGCATGGCCAATAATGATACCCCATTCACACAGTGGTTTGTTTTTCTTCAACCTATCAGTCATATAATGGAGGCTACTCGATCCAATGGCTATTGATCACTATTCCCCATCTTTATTTCCCTCACAACGTATCCTTTCTCACACGAGCATCAACTCCCTTTcatttctttcccctctctctgccattAAACTACACCAGGGGCTCATTTACCATCGGATGGCACAGACCAGCAAGCCTTGGGGATATgagaggaatctggagcacctgGAGCAAACAGGCGATCACAGAGAAAAATCAAGTgctaactccacacagacaacacccGAGGCTAAAAAAGACAATCAAATATTCAGCTCCTGTTCTCTTTAGTTTTGCCCATAGAAACTCAGTAGCCAGCCAATGGTGTGGTGGTATCCACACCGGACTTTGGGGTGAGTGGTGCCAGGTTTGGACCCAGCCGCCTCCTTGCATGTTTTCCATTCGTGCTGGGTTAAGCGTCAAGCTAACAACTCGGCCTtgttaaaaaaagacaaaaatgctaaagaaacagcaagattGCCACTCGACGCACCACAAGGCACTGAAAGGAACAACACAGAAATCTAGTAAGGCAACCCAGACTTCAACTGCAGTTTCTTAAGTATCAACTTTATTATAGCTCATGCCCAGGACTAGTGGTTGGAGACATATTTCAGTATTGACTAATTAATACAACTTAATGGAGTTTCCAGAGGTCAGAAATGCCCAAAACTTTAAAAAGCCTGAAGTAATATTATCCATAAATCTCCAGAGAAAAATATCAGATGGCCTGAAGAAGGCTGAATTATATCAGAAAAATATCAAATAGCCTGAATtagtttaaaaaaagtaaaaactAATTAATGCGATTAAAGAAAGGCTTCATCACTTGCCTTCATCACCATTAAAGAAGTGACTGGTTTGCTGTTTGCTGACTACAATTATAGAAATCACTGTGACACATGgcaagtaaataattcaaaacatGCAACTTCAActgatttatttaaatcttacgtCCATTCCACAATGTGAGGAAGTAAAAAATCTTTTATGTTATGACTCCATCGCAACGTACAGTTATGTGAATTTGTAAGtcaaagaagctgtcctgtaacctgttggtcctggctttaatgctgcaataCCTTTAGCCAGGCGGAAGCAGCTGAGACATGGTtagggtgactggtgtccccgatgatcttccaggccttctttctgcacctgctgctgtaaatgtcctcaatagGGGGAAGTTCacgtccacagatgcgctgggctataCTACTCACTGCAGTGCCCAgcaatcaaggttggtgcagttcctgtaccaggcagtaTTACAGCCAGTGAGGCTGCTCTCAATGGTGTCCCTATAGAAGATCTTGAGGACTTGGGGGCccgtgccaaacttcttcagtcgcctgaggtggaagagacactgttgtgcttgtTTTGCCACACAGTGCATTAAATGCAAACAGCCAAAAATATTCAGCATTGGCAGGGCGTAAATGATGTCAGAGAGCATCAGCCTTTACCAATTACCAAAAAGGCATGCTTCAAGATAAAATTAGTCCTGCATGTCAGTTGTTTCAGGCCCGTCTTCATTCTAGCCAAAGAATGATGCAACAAAGCTCTAAATGCTTCTCAATAACTGGGTGAAAGAGGAGTGTGTTTCCGTTCAGCAAGAATTTGCACATTTTAGTCCAGTGCTTCATTCAGCTGATGCCATAATAATAAACTATCATTCACATTTCGTCAATCATACAATGTTTGCATTAAGCAAAGTTTTAAATACGCAAGAGTATTCAGAGTCCTGCAAAACAGATAAATGTATTTCCAGCCTCCTGTCTTTTAATAGACAAACTCATTACTGGTGAAATTGACTGTGATTCCAAAAGTGACTCTAAACAGTCTGGACAACTTCACggattgtttttatatttgtCCTCGGGCACCAACATCACAATATAGCTATAATGGAAATGCAAAACAGGTGTGTACAACCGAGGTGTCGGTTGGGAATGAACAATTAAAAGCCTCAAGCAGTAATTTAAAGGGAGCGCAGTGACTGGTAGAAATGATCTGTGCAAAATAAATTTAAGACCCTACAAAACCCACGTGGCAATATTCAGACACTTTTTATAAAAAATCAAAGGTCAACCTTTGCAACCAGCCAACCCTTTATTTACTATCATTTAATCATGGTTGCCTTGAAGACGTTTCCTTCAACTTTTCCAACTCACTTATAATTTAACAATGTTTTGTAATTGCAAACCAATTGTGTAAACAAAGTATTTTATTATCTATTCCCTTTGCAATTATAGTTGAAAAACTGTGAATGTTAATTACAGATCTATTCTGATCATCTACAACAGAGGAATTACTGACAAAAGCAGTCAAAGGTGCGGGCAGTGCATTTGAATGAATGAGATGGTGCTACCTTCTACATGGCACAAACAGTCCTCACCTTGATATTGACTACACTGCAACCTTTTTTCCCCTACTGTTTGACAGTCATCGGCAGGAAAAacaaaagtcctgatgaagggtctcaggccgcaacatagttgctgcctgacctgctgaaatccTCCAACTTCTGATTTTGACTACACTGAAATCTTTTGTTCACTGTTCCATTGATGTAAAGATCAAAAATgtacgtcaactgtttactcttttctttagacgctgcctggcctgctgaattccttcagcattttgtgtgcgctgctgagatttccagcatctgcagatttcctcgcctTACACTCACAAATTGATAAGTTATTACTTGTGCCCAAGTTCTACACTGAAACCTCAACCACCTCTCTAGCTGAAAACAATAACTAAACTTTGCAAGTAGCTATAAATTAGTTGGGTATTCTTTTAAAGACCAGATTATTTTACAGTGCATGTTTTATAAATGAACATCCACTTAGATCACGTCAGTCAAATCGGACACTAACTGCTGCAAGAAGTTATTTCAGGAACACAGTACTGCAAATACAAAGGATATTTTGAAATAACGGTGGCATTCATCTGAACAGCAATTTTGAGTTCAGCAGAATTTCTGCCTGCCTCTCTGTGCAAGACCAAATAAGTAATCTCTTACcacaattctgcaaatgctgtagCTGTGCCAAGGCGACCTGCGCATGGTGGATGGCTTGGCAAGCCGGGCTTGGAGTCTGCGTGGACTTGTCACAGCCTATAGGCTTGGTCATCTCTCCGATGTCCGCGTCAAGAGAATAGCATCCACTTGACAACCTACTGGAGTATCGCAGTGATGGGGCAACAGAGGAATGTGGTCCACGCAAGATATTTGAATTAAAGAGTGGACATGTCATAATAAAGTTTGAAGAGAACTCAACACTTCCACACCGTGTGCTAGTAGGGGTATTCCCTTGATCAGAAAGCTCACCTCTTGACATGCTATATTTGGAATGGGAATGTTTGGACACAGTCGGATGAACACTCACTTCTCGGAACACAGTTGCATCTTCCCCTGTTTTAGGAAAGAAAGCAAGAATTAATACTTTATACCTAAGCATCCTACCAAGTTGCATCATTCCATGCTGCAGAAACTGCATTGTGGTGGGCAAGTAACAGGTCGTCAAACCTGGCCACTGCATCAcaacaccagcctacccaccatcaagggcatataCTCTATATCCAGAAAGCTGCCAAACATGACAAAGGATCCCACCCGGCCTGCTCAGGAACTGTctttcccactcccatcagggaggaagctacaCAGCATCAGGACCATTAGACtcaaaaaacagttactttccccaaacagtaaggctgattaacacctccacccactaacccacccttccgcACCCCTAACCACAATACCTTTTGTCTGTGTGTCACCCGATATACAGACACTATCACTTTAATCAGTCTGTGTATATAAACTAagttatgcatttatatttattgtgctttttaaattgtgttctttatattattgCATTTTTTTGTACACATCAGATCCTgagttttgttctcctttacacttgagtactggaaatgacattaaacaatcttgaatcttttgaCCTGAATGGGCCATTTTTGATTCCATTAAGAGTCACACACAGATAAGAGAGAAGAACTGACAACTTAATTTCCCTGAGCAACTTGACAATTcagaataattttttttcaatttttgtttcaaaaATCCTCAAGAAACACATACAGTTATGTTAAGAACCTTTCAAATACTCTGGTCTGCAAACAGGTGCAGCATTATAAATATCATCCattccctttttttttctggaaaaGACATGTTCTCATTTTATTTTAGAAGCCATTAATTGTCACCATGGAGACCAGCGCCAACAGGTTAGGTACTGACTTTAAACATAGGTTAAAAAATGGTAGGATTAGACATGCTGGGATTAGCGTCATAGCAGGTGGGAGAAAATTAGAACTGCTTCTGCACTAATTTATGGCTGATCCCGATGCCAAGTTTAATGTGTACACTTGCCAAGATTGCTTCAGATGAATGCCTTAGGTGACTGATTTGTCAGTTTGGTCAAACTTAAACAAGCTTTGGGGTATTGCCATTAAACTATATTTTAACCATAAGGTCTCAAAAGTTGCTTGGCAAACACAAATCTTTAACGGCCAGCACCATCTGGTCTTAAGAGTGAAAACACCTATTGAACAACTTAGTGACTTACACAGATCTGAACCTTAGAACATGATAGCTCAAGGAGTTGTCCAGCTCCACTGCTCCTCCCTGCTTTCTTCCAGGTTTTAAGTATATATGCTGTGTTGTTTCTTGTAGTTTTATTGTTACATAGTTATTCCCAATAacttttagtgtttttttttatcaaaagtGGAGCACGGGAACAAGCCCTTCAGAAATAGGCCCGAAATGAAGAAAATGTATTAAAAGTATTCCAGACTTAATGAAAGTCAGCAAGATCCAAATAAAATTCGAAACCATCCACAAATATAGACGTCTGCAATTAAAAAGAATATGATGTCCCGCTCCTGACAACCCGTATCCTGAACATCATTCGCCATCTTTACATGTAATGATCCCTCTGGTCTACTTCTGGTCATTTAACTTACTCGCAGAATATAAACCTGCAAGAATTCCCTTCCACTCGCGTCCGGCAACATTATCCCTATCTCGTTCTAATGCATAAACATTAGTTTCAGAATAAATGCACATTGAAGATCTATATATGTTATTCTGCGTTTGACGCGAATGATTCTTCGCGGATCAGACCGGATAACAAATCACAACAAATGAAAAGCTCAACTTGAGTTAAAACGGAATAAAATTAAAATCCTAGCTGTTGTGGTTAAAGAGCTACAAGGCACGCCCAGATCTGCAGCAATGGTCCATTCCCTGTTAACTTGCAACatgcgttcagtaacattacttttcAAATTAGTACTTATCACCTTTTAATTAATTAACCTAACTAACTTCAAACAGTGTTGACTGCCGCAGgccatttggggggggggggactgtttCAGCTGTTCGCTTTCTACAACTCAAGAAACTTTGAAGTGAAATCCCTTCCTCCGGCAGGAACATCGCCTGTCCCGCCGTGCTGATGAAATCTCGGCGCAATAGACGCGAGGGAGCACCAGCGGCGGGTGCTTTTTCCTTACTACGGATCCCATTGTTCTCGCCAAAGCGCTGAGCTCAGCGTTTTCGGGGAACTGGCAGCGGCTCCAGCATGTGCGTCACCAGCTTCCACACTGTCAACAAACACGGCCTGTGCGCCGCTCTCTGACCCCGCGCTGCGAGAGCACTCCGGTGCTCGAGTGAAAAAACACGTCCCCGGACTCCAACCGAGCAACACGCACACCATGTTCCTCCTCCACACCCCTCGCGAAGTCTCCTCAACGTACCTTCTGTAACGCATAACGTCGCAACTGTAACAACCTTTTCCATCCCTATTACAGCACAGATTAGTTCTGCGCTCTGCGTCCCAAACAGTGCACATTGTTTGAGGCTTAGTTTTCGAGAGGAAGGGGTTACGATTCAAACTAAAGTGAGACTCTctaaatcccagagttcagtacACGTCAGTCGTCTGGTCTGCGAGTTTCAGACGCCTCCGGAGAGACCGCAATCTCTCCAAAACAGCACGCCGGGTCCGGCAGACCGAAGGCGGCGCTTGATTGACAGGTCTGGATGGCGGCTCCGGAGCCAATCAGCGCTCGGCGCACCGGCCGGCAAGCGCAAACCCCGCGGGCGTGATGCTGGCGCTCGCCATTGGCCGCacgcatttctttttttttgttgcttgttTACACACAGCGCTCTGTCACATGCGCAAAACGAGCTCGCGGGAGTCACACGGTCATGGGGCGAACACAACGAaacaagagagaaagagagagagtcagTTTGCGGCGCTGCTACTTACAGCCAGTTTACTCCAAACAGCGTCAACGCCCATAACCCGGCATTCAATATGACTATACATGATACGCATTGTTATACTAAATCTATCCTCGCTTCACGCAATTACATGTAATCAAAATTAGTCAATTTCCATATTTTAACAAAGTTCTTAAAACACAAACTCAGATTTCCttctctctcatccaggcaataATGACGCTGGGTATGGCAGCGTAAATCCTGATTTTTCAATGTGCATTGTTAACGCGCACACTCGGACACCGCAATTAACCAAACAAAAACAAATGGTTTTAGTGACAATGCTTCAATCGCAGTTCAAAAGCAAACGGGAAAGTTAGGCTTAAAAGAATTTTACTTGAAGTGGGAGTAATTCAGAGTTTAAACGCACTGTGGGTTCAAAAGACAATTAAAAAGTCAAAAGGCGTTATTGCGCCTACAGCGGCTTTGTGCAATTGTTATTATATCTAGTAGTGTGGACATAGACTTATAGGTGCGTGTGAAGAAAGAGTCCCGACTCTCCAACTTTTGGTCTGTCGCCTACGTAAACCACATGTGGTTTTGTTATTCTGCCGTACAGCGAATTTTGCAGTCGCCGGACAATAAACAGGCACAAGTCCGCCCCCATCCCTCTCCAAAAGCTGCGTTCATTTCGCCAATCAAAACATTACCCTATTTGTTAAATGATCAAAGTCCGCAAAGGATGAACGGCATCAGAACAAATTCTAACAGCAGTTTTCGCACAATCCTATTTCTGTACGGCGTCGTATTTTTTTACCGAAAGTGATTTTCTTTCTCACCCCGCCAGTCTGAAGCAAATGCATAGATAAAAGTATCTGGCCGTCCCTGGCTGCAAGTGGGCTCACCTGCTTGTTTAAGTTTCTCATTCGCCTTTGTTTTCAAACTCACGAAGGCTCGTAGACTTGAGATCACTTTACAGCGGCTGCCGCTGGTGTCTgcgtgtgcgtgtatgtgtgtgcgagTGCGGCACTGATCGCCTCGGGTATCAGCAATGCTCCAATGAGCCGACTCtcctccttcctccttcctcctccctctgccgcctccccccccacccccccccccggtcacGCCCAGTGAGAGGCTGAACATAATACACACATATGCTTGTACGCACTAATTTATATAATACACTTAAAACCAAGCTCCGCCTTTAAGAAGGGTGCAAGTcaggacagagagacggagattTTGGTGGCGTTTTGGATTTATTTATGTCGGAGGGTTGGGTTGAAGGGGGCAGGGTTGTTGGTGGAGAGATGGAAAGGCAGTGAGTTGAGGAATTCAACACCCACCTACGGAGGCAAGTCCAGGAAACGATCGATGTATATATAATTTTATggacatgtttttttttaattttagcgTTGATATTACTAAACTATTGTACAGCAAAGCAGGGGCCAATAGTTTCCGTGCGCATGGGTTCGGGACACCTCCATGAGATGAGTTTGACAACAGAACACTACACGtagtaataaaaaaataaaaaaaagttcaGAAGAATTCTAGGCAACGTACGATAGCGCGGAATCTTGGAGTGGGTGGGTGCTTAATAAGCCCAACGACTTAGACTGACtcgtttctttaaaaaaaagcggCAAGGTTTAACCTTGAATGTGGAGAGAGGGTCAGAAAGAAGGCACAGCCCGGTGTGAGAGGAGGGGTGCAAGAAAGGTCCAGACATTTGAAACTTGGGGAGACCCTCTCCCTAAGTACCCTCGGTACTTCCGCAAGACTCCATTAGATTTAAATCGATCGGGAGTTATTAAACTGGGCGAGCTCCGGCAAATTTTTCTCAGGGGGGAAAAAAAACGAATAGGATTGAAATCAGGCGGGGAAATCCGCGCTTTGTCGGGTCAATAAAGATGCGCTCTTTGGCTTCATAGGATGTTTGCTATTAATCAAATAGCAATGGTCTGTAGGTTGATCGGGTGGGAGGGTTCCTTCCATTACTTTGTCATCGCTAAGTTAAAATAAAAAAATCGCTTTTTAGGTGGGGGAATTTTAGATAGAATGCTGGTCATTATTGGAACTTTGAAGGCAAGGTATTAGATCCGACGAGTCAACTCACAAGTATTTCTAGAGAGCCAAAATGCCGCCGCTGATCTCCCCTCTCGACTAGAATCTTTTCACAAATAACCCTTCAAACCGAGAGCGGCGGACACTCCCGATATGAAAACATTGACAATGTATGGAAATTTGagcaatttattttaaaaaagagcAATAGAGCAAAAAGTCAGAAAATGCTAAATGAATAGTTATTTAAAGTTAGCACATTTAGCAATTACCGTGTATGAAAATACaactatatgaaaaaaaaacgCCTACACTGTTTTTAAGCCCTCATCCCTAGAAGAGAGAATGGGATTCTGTTCATTATATTTGTAGAAAACGACGGTTTGCAATTATGCTTTATTTCTTTGTATACGAGGTATACCACTCAGAAATCGCGCGGTGGGAATTACTCGATATATTAGAAGTTAGTTATTGTGGAGAATATTTGTGTACATAAAATTAATAGCGAGATTTCGTTGTGCTCTTGTTTAACTCGGTAATTCCAGCACCGTGGTTAGTACTTACGTATAAGCGCCTTTTTACTCCCAATATGCGGTACTGTGAAATGACTTGCGAGTCGGACTTAGCGGGGAACCGACCAACAACAACAAATCACTAAACGAATATAATACAGTGCGTACAGCAATCATACGAGATGCCTTGAAATTTTGTAGACACcgaaagaagaaaaaatatcGATACATTTGAACAAAACCgcaagtttcattttcaaaaagagaatttaaaaaacTATTTGAAGACTTCTGCTCATTCCTATAAAGTCTTTCCTTCTGAATACTTGTGTGTATACATCGATTCTTGCGCAGAGgag encodes the following:
- the LOC132401081 gene encoding uncharacterized protein LOC132401081, whose amino-acid sequence is MSRGELSDQGNTPTSTRCGSVEFSSNFIMTCPLFNSNILRGPHSSVAPSLRYSSRLSSGCYSLDADIGEMTKPIGCDKSTQTPSPACQAIHHAQVALAQLQHLQNCDSTTHYTRSNLKWPVNLHLWDVGENKNTWRKPICPHGEQANSILTGQMEIHEISQPVGMDVAPEVLIGQELRRIADSFNLSYQAPNRRRARAHRPPNNQITSFRHWISILFRRLIDSV